A genome region from Archaeoglobus fulgidus DSM 4304 includes the following:
- a CDS encoding metal ABC transporter permease: MDELILRALIASVLISLNASIAGTLTVFRRASFLVAGSAHSALAGVALALFLNSIGFSAHYFLFAVIAAVFFAVLSAKAARRGDVNVGIATAFSLSMALAAIFIAMTRNSASNAWQFLFGDVLLLTLDDFVIVAITTAFVLIAISFFYHKFIFISFDPSGAEATCINVYLYDFLLIALISISVVTALKAVGAILVFSIFIAPSSTARLLGRNLSSVFLISFVLALSSLYFGLLTSFYFSIPSGAVAAAIASSIYFAVSWRG, translated from the coding sequence ATGGATGAGCTCATTTTGAGGGCTTTAATAGCTTCAGTGCTGATTTCGCTGAACGCATCCATAGCCGGAACCCTTACTGTTTTCAGAAGGGCATCGTTTCTCGTTGCTGGCTCCGCCCACTCTGCCCTGGCAGGAGTTGCTCTCGCTCTCTTCTTGAACTCAATTGGCTTCAGCGCTCACTACTTTCTTTTTGCTGTGATTGCAGCAGTCTTCTTTGCAGTTCTCTCTGCGAAGGCCGCAAGGAGAGGTGATGTGAACGTTGGCATCGCAACCGCCTTCTCCTTATCCATGGCTCTGGCGGCCATATTTATCGCAATGACCAGAAACTCAGCATCAAATGCTTGGCAGTTTCTCTTCGGAGATGTTCTGCTCCTCACCCTCGACGATTTCGTGATTGTAGCAATCACAACGGCTTTCGTGCTTATTGCAATCTCGTTCTTTTACCACAAGTTCATTTTCATATCCTTCGACCCCTCAGGGGCGGAGGCGACCTGTATCAACGTTTACCTTTACGATTTCCTGCTGATCGCCCTGATCTCGATATCAGTTGTGACGGCGCTGAAAGCTGTCGGAGCGATTCTTGTTTTTTCAATCTTCATTGCTCCCTCATCGACTGCAAGGCTGCTGGGAAGAAATCTTTCGTCAGTCTTCCTCATTTCATTCGTTTTAGCCCTCTCAAGCCTTTACTTTGGCCTTTTAACCTCTTTCTACTTCAGCATTCCTTCAGGTGCGGTTGCGGCAGCCATAGCATCGTCGATATACTTCGCAGTCTCGTGGAGGGGTTAG
- a CDS encoding metal ABC transporter ATP-binding protein: MKVIEFYDVSFSYNSSEVLSDLNLGIGRGEFVAVLGPNGAGKSTMLRLILGLLKPTKGTVKVLGYNAFDERDKFVGRVGYLPQREEILLEAPLTVSQVIKLPLLARGKKVGDSKLREALSMVGLDGFGDKLFSELSGGQQQKVLLARALISDPEILLLDEPFNGVDVPSQEKIVEVLAEMSSKGKTVVAVVHNINPLLHNIDRVVLLNRRIIAAGKPNEVFSEENIIKAYGTSIPIVICEEGFTHPLYGDYHG; this comes from the coding sequence ATGAAAGTAATAGAGTTTTACGACGTGAGTTTCTCCTACAACTCCAGCGAGGTTCTGAGTGATCTGAACCTGGGTATAGGAAGGGGGGAGTTTGTTGCGGTACTCGGCCCCAACGGGGCTGGAAAGAGCACGATGCTCAGGCTTATTCTCGGACTTTTAAAGCCCACTAAGGGAACTGTTAAAGTTCTCGGTTATAACGCCTTTGATGAGAGGGATAAATTCGTTGGCAGGGTTGGCTATCTTCCTCAGAGAGAGGAGATTCTTCTTGAAGCTCCCCTGACGGTTTCTCAGGTTATAAAATTGCCATTGCTGGCGAGAGGGAAAAAGGTTGGTGATAGTAAGCTAAGAGAGGCTCTTTCAATGGTCGGTTTGGATGGGTTTGGAGATAAGCTTTTCAGCGAGCTAAGTGGCGGGCAGCAGCAGAAAGTGCTGCTCGCGAGGGCTCTAATCTCCGACCCAGAAATTCTGCTGCTCGATGAGCCCTTTAACGGCGTTGACGTGCCATCGCAGGAAAAAATAGTTGAGGTGCTTGCGGAGATGAGTTCCAAGGGCAAAACTGTCGTTGCAGTGGTTCACAACATCAATCCATTGCTCCACAACATTGACAGAGTTGTTCTGCTCAACAGGAGGATAATAGCGGCAGGAAAACCAAACGAGGTTTTCTCAGAGGAGAACATCATAAAAGCTTACGGCACGTCCATACCAATCGTAATTTGCGAGGAGGGCTTCACACATCCGCTTTACGGTGATTACCATGGATGA